The genome window TGCATCCACTCGGTTGACCGCCTGTCCCTGGCCGAGGAGATCGACCGCCAGTGGGCAAAGCTCGACGCGGTCTGCGACATCCTCGTGCAGGTGAACATAGCCGGCGAGGAGACCAAGAGCGGCACCTCCGCGGCCGAACTCACGGACCTGGTGGCGGCCATGGCGACCCTGCCCCACGTGCGGGTCCGGGGTCTCATGACCATGCCTCCCTTCTTCGACGACCCCGAGGAGGCCCGTCCCTACTTCCGGGAGCTCAGGCGCCTGGCCGACGCAGTGGCTGCCGAGAATATCCCCGGCGTGTCCATGGCGGAACTCTCCATGGGGATGTCCGGCGACTACGAAGCCGCCGTGGAGGAGGGAGCCACGCTGGTCCGCATCGGAACGGCCCTGTTCGGCGAGCGGGTGTACCGCCCCTGACCAGCTCTCCCGTCACTATCCCCGTGGCGGCCTTTGGGCCGCAATTCCCGTAGTCATTCCCTTTGTGGAGGTTGTAGCGCCCATGCTGTTCCGCCTGATTGTCGCGGTTATGTTCCTGGCGTCCTTCCCGTCCACCGCCCGGGCCGTGCCCCGGCCGGTTTCGGCCGCGGATTTCTCGGTCCCCATCCTCCTCTACCACCGCTTCGGCCCCACCGTTGCCGACGGCATGACCATCAAGACCCCGGTCTTCGAGGAGCACCTGAAGTACCTGAGGGACAACGGCTACCGGGTGATCCCCCTGCGGCAGGTGGTGGACTTCTATCTGAAAAAGGGACCGGCGCCGCCCCCCAAGTCGGTGGTGATCGTGGAGGACGACGCCCACAAGTCGGTCTACACCGACATGCTGCCGCTGGTGAAGAAGTACCGGGTGCCGGTGACGGTCTTCATCTACCCCTCGGCCGTCTCGAACGCGAAGTATGCCATGACCTGGGACCAGCTCCGGGAGCTGAAAAAAACGGGGCTCTTCGATTTCCAGTCCCATACCTACTGGCATCCCAACTTCAAGAAGGAGCGGAAGAAGCTCCCCCCGGCGGAGTTCGACCGGCTGGTGGAGTCGCAGTTGAAAAAATCGAGGGAAAAGATCGAGAAGGAGCTGGGGGTGACGGTGGACATGCTCGCCTGGCCCTTCGGCATCTATGACGACGACCTGATCCGCCGGGCCGGGGTGCTGGGGTACCGGGCCACCTTCACCATCGACCGCCGCCACGTGACCCCGGCCGAGAGCGTCATGAAGCTGCCCCGTTATCTCATGATCAACGCCGACCAGGGGAAGGTCTTCGCCCAGATCCTGGCCGGGAGCGGCCCCAAGAGAAATGTCGTCTACTGATCCGCCGAAAAAGCATCCCTGCCCCGACTGCCGGTTCTGCCAGTGGTGCGGTGATGACCGCTGTTCCCTCTGCCTGCGGGGGTGCGCAAAGGGCAAAAAGCTCTCCCTGGCGGAGCAGATCGAGCTCTTTGAGAAGGTGAACCGAAAGGCTGCGGCCACAGAGGACACAGAGTAGCACCGGATTTCCGCCGTCTCCGCCCTGATCGATACGGGATTCGTGGCAGCCGCCGTTGCACGTTGAGAGTTCTCCTCTGCGGCGAAGAAGCGTTATTTTTTCCCCAGCTCCGCCGAGCGGGCGGTTGCGGCGTCCACGGCGGCCATGACCGCGCCGCGGAAGGCATCCCGCTCCAGGGAGGCGATGCCGGCGATGGTGCTGCCGCCGGGGGAGGTGACCTTTTCCTTGAGGATGCCCGGGTGATCGCCGGTCTCCAGAAGGAGCCTCGCGGCTCCCAGCACCGTCTGGGCCGCCAGCCGGGTGGCCACGTCCCGGGGCAGGCCGTTTTTCACGCCCGCGTCGGACAGGGCCTCCATGAAGAGGAAGACGTAGGCCGGGCCGCAGCCGGAGACGCCGGTGACGGCGTCCATGAGCTTTTCCTCCACCACGCAGGTGGTCCCCACCAGGTCGAAGATTCCCGCGGCAAAGAACAGATCGTCATCAGTGGCATTCCTGCCGCGGCAGAGGGCGGATGCCCCTTCCAGCACCAGGGCCGGGGTGTTCGGCATCACCCGGATCACCCGGGCCGCGCTGCCGCAGACCTCTTCCATGTCCGCGGTGGTGATCCCCGCCATGATGGAGATGAGCAGCTTGCCGTCGAGCCCTGCCGGCCCCAGGGCCGCAGCCATGCCCCGGAACACCTGGGGCTTCACGGCCATGACCAGGGCGCCGGCAGCGGCAACCACCCGGCCGTTGTCGGCGCAGACGTCGATGCCGTAGGTGCCGTGCAGGTATTCCCGCCGCGCGGCCACCGGTTCAGCCACCATCACGTCCGCCGCCGCGACCCCGCCGGCCAGCAGCCCTTTGATGATCGCCTCAGCCATGTTCCCGCCGCCGATGAAGCCGAGAGTGCTTCCCTTCAGCATCTTCGTTCCTCCTCGAAAATAGTATACTTTCTCCTACGGCATACGTTGAAAAATGTCAAGCCGGTGATCGGCCGAACGTGACGGAATGGTGCGGGGTTCTGAATATGTTTGGCCGGGTCAAAAAATCGTTGACACCCTGTTTTCTTTGTATTATATACCTCCCCTCGTGTCGATTGGTTTAAACGAAAAGTTTAGAAATGCTAAACCGGCTGCTTGACAGAAAGTTTAGAAATGCTAAACAGCGTGTGTAAACAAAGAGTTTAGTATTTCTGAACCAGGAGAAACCACGTGAAGATCGGCGAGCGGTTGAAGCGGCTCAGGATGATCAACTCCCTCACCCAGGAGGAACTGGCCAATCGGGCCGACCTGACCAAGGGATACATCTCCCAGCTTGAGAACGACGCCACCTCCCCGTCCATCGCCACCCTGAAGGACATCCTCGACGTCTTCGGCGTCAGCATGCAGGAGTTCTTCAGCGACCCCATCGGCGAGGACGTGGTCTACGGCAAGGATGCCCGGGTTCAGACCTCGGCCGACGATGCGGCCGTGACGGTGGAACTCCTCGTCCCCGGCGCCCAGAACCGGGAGATGGACCCGGCCCTGGTGACCCTGGCCCCGGGCGAGGAGATGGACGAGCAGAACTTCCACGAGGGGGAGGAGTTCGGCTTCGTCCTTCTGGGCCGGATCCAGCTCCGGCTGGACGACAAGATCTACACGGTGAAAAAGGACGAGTGCTTCTACTTCACCTCGGACAAGCGGCATACGGTGAAGAACATCGGCAAGGGGCCGGCGAAGATACTCTGGGTCGTGACCCCGCCGACCTTTGATTATTAACGAACGCGCTCTTTCCGAAATATCGCGTTCTCAAGAATTGTTACACGGATTTCAGCCCATATCATTAGTTCAAGCGGCGTCAGATTCGTGATGATAACGGCGGATGAGAGGAGAGGGGCCCGCAGGCGTAGCAGCGCTACGTCGACGAGCAGACGTCGTTAGCGCGCGAATATGGCGGCGCCCAGGAGGAATCATGAGCAAGGTACTGATAATCGGAGCCGGCGGCGTCGGCCAGGTCGTTGCCCACAAGTGCGCCCAGCGCAGGGACATCTTCAGCGGGATCACCCTGGCCTCCCGGACCAAGGCCAAGTGCGACGCCATCGCCGCCCAGTTGAACAACAGCATCGCCACTGCCCAAGTGGACGCGGACAATGTCCCCGAGTTGGTGGCGCTCATCAGGAAAGAGCAGCCGAAGCTCGTCATCAACGTGGCCCTGCCGTACCAGGACCTGACCATCATGGACGCCTGCCTGGAGACCGGGGTCGACTATCTCGACACCGCCAACTACGAGCCCCTGGACACCGCCAAGTTCGAGTACTCCTGGCAGTGGGCCTACCAGGACCGCTTCAAGAGCGCGGGGATCATGGCGCTGCTCGGTTCCGGCTTCGACCCCGGCGTGACCAACGTCTACACCGCCCTGGCCGCCAAGAAGTACCTGGACGAGGTGCAGGAGATCGACATCATCGATGCCAACGCCGGGAGCCACGGCCAGCCCTTTGCCACCAACTTCAACCCCGAGATCAACATCCGCGAGGTGACCGCCCCGTGCCGCCACTGGGAGAACGGCGAGTTCGTCGAGACGCCCCCCCTCTCCACCAAGCGGGTTTTCGACTTTCCCGAGGGTATCGGCCCCATGAACATCTATCGCCTCTATCACGAGGAGATGGAGTCCATTGTCAAGCATATCCCGACCATCAAGAAGGCCCAGTTCTGGATGACCTTCTCCGACAACTACCTGAAGCACCTGGAGGTGCTCCAGAACGTGGGCATGACGCGCATCGACGAGGTGGAGTTCCAGGGGCAGAAGATCGTGCCGATCCAGTTCCTGAAGGCGCTCCTCCCTGACCCCGGTTCCCTCGGCCCCCTCACCAAGGGGAAGACCTGCATCGGCGTCATCGCCCGCGGCCTCAAGGACGGCAAGCGGAAACAGGTCTACATCTACAACATCTGCGACCACGAGGCCTGCTACAAAGAGGTCGGCTCCCAGGCCATCAGCTACACCACCGGCGTACCGGCGGTGGTGGGCGGGATCATGATGCTGACCGGTAAATGGCACGCCCCGGGCGTCTGGAACATGGAGCAGTTCGATCCCGAGCCGTTCCTGGCGGAGCTTGGGCCCATGGGGCTGCCGACGGTGGTGGTGGACGGCGGCGAATGGCCGGAGCTGTAGGAGGAGCGCACTCTTCCGACCATCTCCCCGCCGTTCTCGGAATGCCCGTTGTGCGGCGTAGCGCTGCTACGCCTCCGCCGGCATCCCTGCGGGTGCGAGGATCCGGCCGAAATCTTGCGCTCCGGCGGTTAAGACGTTTGATCACTGTCTCTCTGCGGCGCCGTCCGCGGTAAATAAGGTTCTTGACTTTGACTGGTATCGACATCGAAAAAATCCTGAAGCTTGCCCCGTCTCCCGCCTACGTGGTGGACCTGGGGCGGCTGCGCCACAACCTGGCCATCCTGGACCAGGTGCACGCGGGGCCGTGGAGGCCTTCGCCATGTGGAGCGTCTTTCCGATCATCCGGGAGACGCTCCACGGGGTCTGCGCCAGTTCGCCGTGGGAGGCCCGGCTGGGGCGCGAGGAGTTCGGCCGGGAGGTCCACAGCTTCGCGGCCGCCTTCAAGGAGAGCGACGTGGTGGAGCTGCTTGCCACCTCCAACCACCTGGTTTTCAACTCCTTCAACCAGTTGGAGCGGTTCCGGCCCCTGTGGGAGAAGGAGCGGGGACGGGTCTCGGTGGGGCTGCGGGTGAACCCGGAGCATTCCGAGGGGCATACCCCCATCTACGATCCGTGCGCGCCCGCGTCGCGGCTCGGCATTCCCCGGCGGGAGTTCGACGGCAGATCCCTCCAGGGGGTGGAGGGGCTCCACTTCCATACCCTCTGCGAGCAGCTCTTCGAGCCCCTGGCGCGGACCGCCACGGTATTCGAGGAAAAGTTCGGCCCGTTTCTCCACGGCATGAAGTGGCTGAATCTGGGGGGCGGCCACCACATCACCCGTGAGGGGTACGACATCGACGCCTGGTGGAGCTCATCACGTACTTCAAGGGAAAGTACGGCGTGGAGGTCTACCTGGAGCCGGGGGAGGCCATTGCCATCGGCACCGGCATCTTGGTGGGGGAGGTGCTGGACGTGGTGCACAACGAGATGGACATCGCCATCCTCGACGTCTCCGCCACCTGCCACATGCCCGACGTGCTGGAGATGCCGTATCGTCCCGGCATTACCGGCGGCTTCGACCCCGGCGAGAAGGCCCACACCTACCGCCTCGGCGGGCCGTCGTGCCTGGCCGGGGACGTCATCGGCGACTGGTCCTTTGAGAAGCCCCTGAAGCCGGGCGACCGGCTCTCTTTCGAGGACATGTCCCACTACACCATGGTGAAGACCACCACGTTCAACGGCATCCAGCATCCGGCCATCTGCACCTTCGAGCCGGAGACCGGGGAGTTGCGGGTGGTGAGGACGTTCGGATACGAGGATTTCAAGAGCAGATTGTCTTAAGGAGGGGCGATATCTTCCGACCATCTCGACGCCGCGTCCTCGAAACCCTGCCTCAACGTAGCGCTGCTACGCCTCGGCACGGTTTCTGCGGGCCGGCACCGATCTGGCCGAAATCTCTCGCCCCTTGGGAAAACCGTAAACTGAAAACGATTACCTAACAGCGGCGTTAGTGCGCGAATATGGCGTCGCCAGGAGAGCATATGGAACGTTGGTCGATTAACGAATCTGCGAAGATCTACAACCTCCCCAACTGGGGCGCCGACCTCTTCTCCATCAACAAGAAGGGGAACGTCTGCGTGCACCCGTCACCCACGTCCAAGCATTCCATCGACCTACGTGCCTGGTGGACGATCTGATCAAGCGCAAGATCAAGCCCCCTATCCTGCTCCGGTTCATGGACGTGCTCCAGGGGCGGATCGCATCCATCAACCGGGTGTTCAAGAACGCCATCGACGAGAACGACTACCCGGCCACCTACCAGACCTTCTACCCCATCAAGGTGAACCAGCAGCGCCAGGTGGTGGAGGCCATCGCCAAGTTCGGCAAGCGCTACAACATCGGCCTTGAGGTGGGCTCCAAGCCGGAGCTGGTGATCGGCATCTCCTTTGCCACCGGCAACGGCATCCCCATCATCTGCAACGGCTACAAGGACACCGAGTATATCGAGACGGTCCTCTACGCCACCAAGATCGGCTACGACATCACCATCGTGGTGGAGAAGATGTTCGAGCTGGAGAAGATCATTGCCCTGTCGAAAAAGACCGGCATCAAGCCCAAGCTGGGCATCCGGGTGAAGCTCTCCTCCAAGGGGACCGGCAAGTGGGCCACCTCCGGCGGGGAGGACGCCAAGTTCGGCCTCCGGATGTCCGAGATCATCGCCGCCATCGGGCTTTTGGAGCAGAACGACCTCCTGGACCGGGTGAATCTCCTCCACTTCCACATCGGCAGCCAGATCACCAAGATCGACAAGATCAAGAGCGCCCTGATCGAGGGGACCCGCATCTATGCCGAGATGCGCAAGCTGGGGGTCGGCATCCGGTACGTGGACATCGGCGGCGGCCTGGGGGTCGACTACGACGGGTCCAAGTCCAGCTACTTCTCCAGCGTCAACTACTCCATCGAGGAGTACGCCAACGACGTCATCTACCAGATCAAGAACATCTGCGAAGATGCCGGCGTCGAATGCCCCAACATCATCTCCGAATCGGGGCGGGCCACGGCGGCCCACTACTCGGTGCTCGTGACCAACCTCCTCAACACCAACACGTCCAATGCCATGCCCGACTTCGAGGAAACCCTCAAGGGGGCGGAGAAACTGGCTCCCACGGTCAAGAAGCTGGTGGACATCTACAAGAGCATCGACCGCTACTCGCTGCGGGAGGACTACCATGACACGGTCCAGCTCATCCAGGAGGCGGTGAGCCTCTTCAACCTGGGCTACCTGACCCTCAACGAGCGGGCCATGGCCGAGTGGCTCCACGGCAAGATCCTGCGCAAGATCAACAGCATCGTGGAAAAGATCAAGCCGATCCCCGAGGAGCTCCAGAATTTCCAACTGAGCCTGCGGCAGACCCATTTCGCCAACTTCTCGCTGTTCCAGTCGATTCCCGACTCCTGGGCCATTGACCAGCTCTTCCCCATCGTGCCGATCCAGCGGCTCAACCAGAAGCCCGACGTGATGGCCACCATCGCCGACATCACCTGCGATTCGGACGGGGAGATCACCAGCTTCGTGGGAGAGAACGGCCGGACCAAGTTTCTGCCGCTCCACAAGATGCGCAAGGATGAGGCCTATTTCGTGGGCTTTTTCCTGATCGGCGCCTATCAGGAGATCCTGGGGGACATGCACAACCTGTTCGGCGACACCAATGCCGTGCACGTCACCTTCAACAAGAAGACCGGCTACAAGATCGACACGGTCATCCATGGCGACGCCACCTGGGAGAGCCTCAAGTACGTCCAGTACAAGGGGCCGGAGATCCTGAAGCACGTCCGCGACACCCTGGAGAAGGACGTGGCCCTGCGCAAGGTTACCATCGAGGAGAGCAGCCATTTCCTGGAACTGCTGGACCGGACGCTCCTGGGGTACACCTACCTGGGGGAGTGACGGGGCCCCGTCTGCCCCTTTCCGGCCGCCCGCAGCGGCAGCCGGCAGCCCCACCGCTTCGCCCCGGGAGAGGTCAGGGAACACCGGCCTGGACCTCTCCCTCCGAAAAAACTCCAAGCGACGCCCTTGTCCCCCGATTCGCCTTGCCAGCCATGGAGCCGATTTCCTGTCGCACCGGCATCCTGCTGTTTTGCGGGACTTTTTTCTCCGGGAGAGCCCCCGGCCCCCTTGCGGGACGTTCAGAGAAAATGTGACACAGTAGACGCAGGACCCTCAACGGAATGTCCGCGCATGAAGCCACCCACGAGGGAGCCAGATGGAACTGCTTGAAAAAATGGGATGGGATGACTGGTTCGCCGCCCATGCCGGGGCGTCCTCCGACGCGGCCGGCCGGGGCGGGTCGTTGCCGAGCAGCGCGGCGAATACCGGGTGCGCACGGCAGACGGCGAGGTGGCGGCCATCCTTACCGGGCGGGCCATGCGGGAGACGGCCGGCGACCGGCTCGAACGGCCGGTGGTGGGCGACTGGGTGATCGTGGAGCCCGTTGCCGGCGACAGCACCGTCCTGGTGCGGGCCGTTCTGCCCCGCCGCACCATCCTGGCCCGCCGCGAGTCGGGCCGTGCGGCCGAGGTCCAGCCGGTGGCCGCCAACGTGGACATCGTCTTCATCGTGGCCGGACTGGACGGCGCCCTCAACCTCCGCCGGCTCGAGCGGTTCCTGGCCGCGGCCCGCGAGAGCGGCGCCGAACCGGTGGTGCTGCTCACCAAGAGCGATCTGTCCGGCGATCCGGCCGCACCGGCGGAGGAGGCCGCAACGGTCGCTCCCGGCATCCGGGTCATGACCGTCAGCTCCCTGGACGGCGCCGGGGTCGACGAAGTCGGGGCCCTTCTCGCCCCCGGCGTGACCGCCTGCTTCATCGGGCCGTCCGGCGTGGGCAAGTCGAGCCTGGTCAACCGCCTGGCAGGGGATCCGGTCATGGCCACCGGAGCCGTGCGCGAGCGGGACGCCAAGGGGCGCCATACCACCACCCATCGCCAGCTCATCCTCCTGCCGGGCGGGGGGATCGTCATCGACACGCCGGGGATGCGGGAGTTCGGCCTCTGGCAGGTGGACGAGGGGATCGACGCGGCGTTTCCCGAGATCGCGAAGCTGGCTGCCGGCTGCCGTTTCCACGACTGTTCCCACCGGCACGAGCCCGGTTGCGCCGTCCGCACCGCCCTGGCCGGCGGCGGGCTGGATCCGGGCCGCTACGGCAGCTATCTTAAGCTTCGGCTGGAAGAAGAAACCATGGCTACCCTGGCCGATGCCGAGGGGCGGCGGGAGCGCAAAAAGGGGGAGCGCCGCATGGCCAAGGGGCTGCGGACGGTGCTGCGCACAAAGGAAAAGAAGTAGCCGTCCGGTTCACGCCTCCAGGCCGAAGCGCCGCAGCACCTCGGCCGGTGCCCGGTCGTGGTGGGAGAATTCCATGGTATAGGTGCCGCGCCCCTTGGTGGCGCTGCGCAGTTCGGTCATGTAGCCGAACAGTTCCGCCAGGGGGACCAGGGCCCGGATGGTTTCCGTGTCGCCCTGGCTGCTGATCCCCTCGATCCGTCCCCGCTTCTGCTGGACCGAACCGAGGACCTTGCCGGCATAGTCGGCCGGGATGACGATCTCCAGGTTCATGACCGGCTCCAGGAGCGTGAGCCCCGCGTCCCGGGCCGCCAGCATGAGCCCCCTGCCTGCCGCCGCACGCACTCCCGCCTCGGTGGTCACTCCCGGCTCCACCGGAACCGCCGCCACCCGCACCTCCAGATCAGTGAGGGGATAGCCGGTGCGGGACCCGGCAGAGCAGGCCCGGCCGATGCTGTCGGCTGCCGCGTCCCGCAACTCCTTGCCGATGCCCGGTTCCGCGGCGTCCGGCACGCTCACCCGCACCCCGGCCCCCCGCGGCAGGGGCGAAAGCTGCAGCAGGACCTCTCCCCCCTGGACCTTCCCCTCGTGCTCGGCCCGGAAGACCTCCCGCCGCTCCACCGGCCGGGTGATGGTTTCCCGATAGACCACCTGGGGCCGCCCGGTCTTCACCCCCACGCCGAATTCCCTCTGCAACCGGTCCACAACCACTTCCAGGTGGAGCTCACCCATGCCGGTGAGAATGGTCTGGCCCGTTTCCTCGTCCTCGTGGACCCGGAAGGTGGGGTCTTCCCACTGGAGCTTCTCCAGGGCCGGCAGGAGCTTGTCCCGGTCGTCCACCCCGCGGGCCTCCACCGCCAGCGACACCACCGGCTCCGGCACGGCCAGTCCCTCCAGCACGATCCGGTGGGCCGGGTCGCAGAGGGTGTCGCCGGTCAGCACCTCCTTGAGCCCTGCCGCCGCCACGATGTCGCCGGCGGCCGCCTCCTCGATCTGTTCCCGCTTGTGGGCATGCATCCGGAAGAGCCGGGCGAGCTTCTCGAAGCACCCCCGGGAGCTGTTCCAGACCGCGCCGCCCGCCTTGATGGTGCCCGAATAGACCCGGAGGTAGGTGAGCTTGCGCCCCTCTTCCGACTGTACCTTGAAGGCCAGGGCGCAGAAGGGGCCGCGCGGGTCGCAGGGGAGTTCGTCAACGGTTTCGCTGCCGGGGCGTTGGCCTTTGGCAGGGGGGACGTCAAGGGGAGAGGGGAGAAAGTCGACCACGGCATCCAGCAGCGGCTGGATCCCCTTGTTCCGGAGGGCCGAGCCCAGGAGCACCGGGAAGATGCGGCAGGCCAGGACCCCGCGCCTGAGCGCGCCCCGCAGCCGGTCGGCGGAGATATCCTTGTCCTCCAGGAGATCGGCGAGGATGGCGTCGTCGAAATCGGCGGCCGCCTCGGCAACGGCATCCCGGGCCTCGCGCGCCGCGTCCAGCAGGTCCGCCGGCACGGGACCCCGGCTGACGGTCCGCCCCTGGTCCCCCTCGGCAAAGGCAACCAGCTCCGCGGCAAGGAGGTCGATCACCCCGCGGAAGCCGGTTTCCTCGCCCACGGGGAGTTGGAGGAGCACCGGCCGGGCCTTGAGCTTCTCCTCCATCTGGCGCAGGGTGCCCCGCAGGTCGGCGCGACCCGGTCCATCTTGTTGATGAAGCAGATGCGGGGGACCCGGTAGCGGTCGGCCTGGCGCCAGACCGATTCGCTCTGGGGCTGGACCCCCTCCACGGCGCTGAATATGGCCACTGCGCCGTCGAGGGCCCTGAGGCTCCGCTCCACTTCGATGGTGAAATCGATGTGCCCCGGCGTGTCCACCAGGTTGAGTCGGTGGTTGCGCCAGGTGCAGACGGTGGCGGTGGAGGTGATGGTGATCCCCCGCTCCTGCTCCTGGGGCATCCAGTCCATGACCGCGTCGCCGTCGTGGACTTCGCCCATCTTGTGGGTTTCGCCGGTGTAGAAGAGGATGCGTTCGGACACCGTGGTCTTGCCGGCGTCAATGTGGGAGATGATGCCGATGGTGCGGACCTGGTCGAGGGGGGGGCGGGCCATGGGACCTCCGGGACGCGAATTGTCCGACAGTATAGCGAAAAGGAGCGGTCTTTGCCAGACGGATGGAGGGTGCGTTGCGGCCCGTTCATCCGCCGCTACAATTGTGAAACAGCCCGGTGTCCCGCGCGGGACGCCGGAGGGGAGGTTGATCATGGGAATCGCGAGTCGCGCAGCAGCGTTGTGCGCCGTTGTGATCCTCTGGGCCGCGTCGGCTGCCGCCGCGGCCCAGTTGGGCACGGCCCGGCTTTCGCTGGTGGCGGGAGACGTGCAGATGCTCACCGAGGACACCAATGAGTGGGTAGCGGCGGCGGTCAACACGCCGCTGGCCGAAGGAGACCGGCTCTGGTCGCCGGAGGGGAGCCGGGCGGAGATCCAGGTGCGGGGAGGAGTCCAGGTGCGGGTCGATGCCCGGACCGCCCTCGACATCGTCGACCTGGGCCGGGAATCGTTCCAGCTCAGCCTGGCCGAAGGACGGGCCTATCTCACCAATCGCAAGGGCGGGGTCGACCGCATCCGGGTCGACACCCCCTACGCCTCGACCGGCATCTACGACAACTCCATCGTCATGGTTGACGCCACGAGCGGAGGCGCCGCGGTCGTGGCCGTGATCAAGGGCTATGCCGTGGTGGAGACCCGCCAGGGCACGACGCGCGTCTCCGCCGGCAGCGAGCTGCGGCTGACGGTCGACGAGCAGGCGGAGATCGCCCCGATCGGCTCGCCCGACGAGTGGGAAACCTGGAACCGGAAGCGGGACCGGGTGCTGGCCGATGCGGCCGAAAGCCTCCGCTACGTGCCCGACGAGCTGGACGACTACGCGGCCGACCTGGACGCCAACGGCCGGTGGCTCTACGCGGGGGAGTACGGCTACGTCTGGTCGCCCCGGGTCTCAGCCGTCGTGGATTGGGCCCCCTATCGGCTGGGGCGGTGGACGTGGGTGCGCGGCTCCTACGTCTGGATATCCTATGAGCCCTGGGGGTGGGCGCCCTACCACTACGGGCGGTGGGTATTCGTGTCCCGGGTCGGCTGGTGCTGGGTGCCTCCCTCCCGCGGCGCCGCCTACTGGGGGCCGGGGTACGTGGGGTGGGTGTACAGCTCGGACACCGTGGCCTGGGTCCCGCTGGCGCCGGGCGAGGTCTACTACGGCATCGGCTTTTACGGCCCCTTCAGCGTCGATATCACGAACGTGGCGGTGAATCCGGTAGTGGTCCGCACATACCGCCACATCCACGTCCGCAACGCCGTCACCATCATCGACCGGGACACCTTCATCACGGGGAGGAGAGGGCGTTCGATTGCGCGGGAGAACCCGTTCATCTCCGCCAGGGTCGAGGTGGGTCCCCCGGCCATCAGGCCCGCCCGGGAAACCCGGCGCCCCATCGACAAGCGGATAGCCCCCGAACGGCAGCCGCCGGAGCGCATCAGGAAGCTGAAGCCGGAGGAGGTACGGCGCGACCGCCGCCCGGTTCCCGGCGATGCGGGATCGGTCTTCGGCCCCGGCCGCCAGGCCGGCGAAATGCGGGTGAAGCACCGCGAAACGCCGCGCCGCCAGGAGACGGCGCCGGCACTGTCCGGCAATCGGCAGGGCGGAAAAGGTGCCGGGCTCCCCACCGGTCGCGAACGGTTACCAGAAGGGAAGGGACGCAACGCGTCCCCGCCCCCGCGCGCCGTTCCCGGTAAGGAGCCGTCCCCCCGGCCACGCCCGGATGACGCGGCGCGCCAGCCCCGCGTCCAGCAACGGTCGCCCCAGGTGAAGACGCCTGCCCCCGACACGATGAAGCAGGTGCCGGAGAGGAAAAAGCAGGCCCCCGCCCCTGGGAAGCAGGCACCGCAGGTAATGCCGGCGTCCCCCGGCAGTGCCGGCAGCCAGGGACGGGAAATCTCGGAGCGTCCCGCGCCCCGCCCGGAACAGGCCCGCGAGCCCGAACTCCAGCGTCCGGCCCGTGAGCGACGAGACGAGGGGCAGGGAAAGGGTCGAAAAAAGTACGACAAAGATGATCGAGAATAGTACGGTGTATTGCCGGAAATATTTTATTGTTTTAAGTACGACATTTGTGTGGTACCCTTTGGTAAAATTATTTACCAAAGAGGTAAACAATGCGATTCGATCCGCAACAGCTCAGAATTGACGGCGTGTATGCCCAGCGGCACCCCGGAACCTTCATGCTCCGGATAAAGGTGCCGGCGGGCATTCTTTCAGCGGAGCAGGCCGAGGCGGTGGCCGGCATCGCGGACCGGTTCGCCGGCGGCCTGCTCCATCTTACCACCAGGGGAAGCATCGAGCTGCACGGCCTCACCGAGGATCACCTCCCATCGGTCTGGCGCGGCCTTGCCGCCGTGGGCCTCACCACCCGCGGCGCCTGCGGCGGGGCG of Geobacter anodireducens contains these proteins:
- a CDS encoding iron dicitrate transport regulator FecR; the encoded protein is MGIASRAAALCAVVILWAASAAAAAQLGTARLSLVAGDVQMLTEDTNEWVAAAVNTPLAEGDRLWSPEGSRAEIQVRGGVQVRVDARTALDIVDLGRESFQLSLAEGRAYLTNRKGGVDRIRVDTPYASTGIYDNSIVMVDATSGGAAVVAVIKGYAVVETRQGTTRVSAGSELRLTVDEQAEIAPIGSPDEWETWNRKRDRVLADAAESLRYVPDELDDYAADLDANGRWLYAGEYGYVWSPRVSAVVDWAPYRLGRWTWVRGSYVWISYEPWGWAPYHYGRWVFVSRVGWCWVPPSRGAAYWGPGYVGWVYSSDTVAWVPLAPGEVYYGIGFYGPFSVDITNVAVNPVVVRTYRHIHVRNAVTIIDRDTFITGRRGRSIARENPFISARVEVGPPAIRPARETRRPIDKRIAPERQPPERIRKLKPEEVRRDRRPVPGDAGSVFGPGRQAGEMRVKHRETPRRQETAPALSGNRQGGKGAGLPTGRERLPEGKGRNASPPPRAVPGKEPSPRPRPDDAARQPRVQQRSPQVKTPAPDTMKQVPERKKQAPAPGKQAPQVMPASPGSAGSQGREISERPAPRPEQAREPELQRPARERRDEGQGKGRKKYDKDDRE